One Vibrio penaeicida DNA segment encodes these proteins:
- the ispH gene encoding 4-hydroxy-3-methylbut-2-enyl diphosphate reductase yields the protein MSNEMKILLANPRGFCAGVDRAISIVERALEMYQPPIYVRHEVVHNRFVVEGLKQRGAIFVEELHEVPDDNIVIFSAHGVSQAVRQEAKRRKLTVFDATCPLVTKVHMEVARASRRNMEVVLIGHAGHPEVEGTMGQYDSGTGGMYLVERPEDVASLVVNDPSNFHYVSQTTLSVDETADVIEELRRVFPEIQGPRKDDICYATQNRQDAVRILATQVDAVVVVGSTNSSNSTRLKELAEKLGTPGYLIDCPEAIEAKWFDGASKVGVTAGASAPEELVNQILDRIKELGADEVEEVLGREENMFFEVPRELQVREI from the coding sequence ATGAGCAATGAAATGAAAATACTGTTAGCGAACCCACGCGGTTTTTGTGCTGGGGTCGATCGCGCCATCAGCATTGTAGAAAGGGCATTGGAGATGTACCAGCCTCCTATCTATGTGCGTCACGAGGTGGTTCACAATCGCTTTGTGGTTGAAGGCTTGAAACAGCGTGGTGCCATCTTTGTGGAAGAGCTGCACGAAGTGCCAGACGACAATATTGTTATTTTTTCTGCTCATGGTGTTTCTCAGGCTGTTAGGCAAGAAGCCAAGCGCCGAAAATTAACAGTGTTCGATGCTACCTGTCCGCTTGTAACAAAAGTGCATATGGAAGTTGCTCGTGCAAGTCGAAGAAACATGGAAGTTGTACTGATTGGCCATGCTGGTCATCCAGAGGTCGAAGGTACCATGGGGCAGTACGACAGCGGTACAGGTGGAATGTATCTTGTTGAAAGACCTGAAGACGTTGCTTCTTTGGTGGTAAACGATCCATCTAACTTTCACTACGTTAGCCAAACCACACTGTCTGTGGACGAAACTGCCGACGTCATTGAAGAGCTTCGACGTGTGTTTCCTGAAATCCAGGGACCACGCAAAGACGACATTTGTTACGCGACTCAAAACCGCCAAGATGCAGTACGTATTTTAGCTACACAAGTTGATGCAGTTGTTGTTGTAGGTTCAACGAATTCATCTAACTCTACGCGTTTAAAAGAGCTGGCTGAAAAGCTTGGTACTCCGGGGTATCTGATTGATTGCCCAGAAGCGATTGAAGCCAAATGGTTTGATGGCGCGAGCAAAGTTGGTGTTACCGCGGGTGCGTCGGCTCCTGAAGAGCTGGTTAACCAGATATTAGATCGAATTAAAGAACTTGGTGCCGACGAAGTAGAAGAAGTCCTTGGTCGGGAAGAAAATATGTTTTTCGAAGTTCCACGAGAGCTCCAAGTGAGAGAAATTTAA
- the fkpB gene encoding FKBP-type peptidyl-prolyl cis-trans isomerase, giving the protein MTTITANSAVTLHFTIKLKDGSVADSTHSMGKPAKFAMGDGSLSENFEKSLLGLVQGEQRNIELGAEDAFGQPNPDNIHHMDRARFIGEEKVEVGTIMAFSGKDGMEIPGIITEISGESVTVDFNHPLAGQDVIFEVEILEVE; this is encoded by the coding sequence GTGACTACGATTACTGCAAATTCTGCTGTGACATTGCACTTTACGATCAAACTCAAGGACGGTTCTGTCGCGGATAGCACGCACAGCATGGGTAAGCCTGCAAAATTCGCAATGGGTGATGGAAGTCTGAGTGAAAACTTTGAAAAATCTCTATTAGGTTTGGTTCAAGGTGAGCAAAGAAACATTGAACTCGGTGCTGAAGATGCATTTGGTCAACCGAACCCAGACAATATCCACCACATGGACAGAGCACGATTTATTGGTGAGGAAAAGGTAGAGGTAGGAACCATTATGGCCTTTTCGGGTAAAGATGGCATGGAGATTCCAGGCATCATTACAGAAATTTCTGGCGAATCTGTCACTGTGGATTTTAACCACCCACTCGCAGGGCAAGACGTGATTTTTGAAGTTGAAATCCTAGAAGTGGAATAA
- the lspA gene encoding signal peptidase II has protein sequence MSDNALSMKQSGVRWLWLAVLIFIADIGIKFIVMDNMGYGWTNRIEITSFFNLLYVHNYGAAFSFLSDQSGWQRWLFFSIALVVCGVLIRWMRALPASDKWLNISYAMVIGGAAANNFYDRLVHGYVVDYLDFYWGSYHWPAFNLADAAIVLGAALILLDGFRKKPEESPQ, from the coding sequence ATGAGTGATAATGCGTTATCGATGAAACAATCGGGTGTTCGCTGGCTCTGGCTGGCGGTACTGATTTTCATCGCAGATATTGGTATTAAGTTCATCGTTATGGACAACATGGGGTATGGCTGGACGAATCGCATTGAGATTACGTCTTTCTTCAACCTATTATATGTTCATAACTATGGTGCAGCATTTAGCTTTTTAAGTGATCAAAGTGGATGGCAACGTTGGTTGTTCTTCAGCATCGCACTGGTTGTTTGTGGTGTATTGATCCGCTGGATGAGAGCCTTACCAGCATCAGATAAATGGCTAAATATTTCTTACGCCATGGTGATCGGCGGTGCGGCAGCCAATAACTTCTATGACCGATTGGTTCATGGTTATGTTGTTGATTACCTCGATTTCTATTGGGGAAGTTACCATTGGCCGGCATTCAATTTAGCAGATGCTGCGATTGTGCTTGGCGCTGCTCTCATTTTGCTTGATGGATTCCGTAAAAAACCGGAAGAATCACCTCAATAA
- the ileS gene encoding isoleucine--tRNA ligase: MSEYKDTLNLPETGFPMRGNLANREPEMLKRWYKEDLYGEIRKAKKGKKSFVLHDGPPYANGDIHIGHALNKILKDIIIKSKTLSGFDAPYIPGWDCHGLPIELMVEKKVGKPGKKVTAAEFREKCRQYAAGQVEGQKESFKRLGILGEWDKPYRTMDFTTEANIIRALGKIADNGHLLKGFKPVHWCTDCGSALAEAEVEYKDKVSPSIDVRFKAADEAALLSKFNLNEGHEGQGDISVIIWTTTPWTLPANRAVCMRDDLEYVLIQVEASDSSEPERIIVASELAKDVMDRAGVEHFHNLGFAKGADLELSQFNHPFYDFTVPVVLGEHVTTDSGTGVVHTAPGHGQEDFVVGKQYNLEVANPVGSNGVYLPDTELFAGQHVFKANDSVLDVLKEKGALLHHHSYEHSYPHCWRHKTPIIFRATPQWFISMDQAGLRAKALESIKGVEWMPEWGQSRIEGMIEGRPEWCVSRQRTWGVPIALFVHKETAELHPNSLELIEKVAKLVEEKGIQAWWDVDAAELMGAEDADKYEKVLDTLDVWFDSGVTHYSVVDSREEYNGNSADLYLEGSDQHRGWFQSSLISSIAMKDEAPYKQVLTHGFVVDGNGRKMSKSIGNVVAPKDVTNKLGADILRLWVASTDYTGEVAVSDEILKRSADAYRRIRNTARFFLANLSGFNPETDLVPAEEMVALDRWAVGRAQAAQEEIVKAYGEYNTHAVTQRLMQFCSIEMGSFYLDVIKDRQYTAKPGGHAQRSCQTALYYIVEALVRWMAPIMSFTADEIWNEMPGARDKFVFTGEWFEGLFGLVEGEELNNEFWTDIQSVRGAVNKLLEDARKEKAIGGSLQAEVTLYADDALAATISKLEDELRFVLLTSAAQVKPLSDKPGSAQETDIEGLFVEVAATDAEKCERCWHHTPDVGTIEGHEKVCGRCVSNVDGEGEERKFA, translated from the coding sequence ATGAGTGAGTATAAAGATACCCTGAATTTACCTGAAACAGGGTTTCCAATGCGTGGCAATCTGGCCAATCGAGAGCCAGAAATGCTTAAGCGTTGGTACAAAGAAGACCTTTATGGCGAGATCCGTAAAGCAAAGAAAGGCAAAAAGTCTTTCGTATTACATGATGGCCCTCCCTATGCCAATGGTGATATTCACATTGGTCACGCACTGAATAAGATTCTTAAAGACATTATTATTAAATCCAAAACCCTTTCCGGTTTTGATGCACCTTATATCCCAGGTTGGGACTGCCACGGTCTGCCAATCGAATTAATGGTGGAAAAGAAAGTAGGCAAGCCAGGTAAAAAAGTGACGGCAGCGGAGTTTCGTGAGAAATGCCGTCAGTACGCTGCGGGTCAAGTTGAAGGTCAGAAAGAAAGCTTCAAACGTCTAGGTATTCTTGGTGAGTGGGACAAACCATACCGCACCATGGATTTTACGACTGAAGCTAACATCATCCGTGCTCTAGGTAAGATTGCCGATAACGGTCACCTACTAAAAGGTTTCAAACCTGTTCACTGGTGTACAGATTGTGGTTCTGCCTTGGCTGAAGCTGAGGTGGAGTACAAAGATAAAGTTTCTCCTTCAATTGATGTTCGTTTTAAAGCGGCAGATGAAGCTGCGTTGTTGTCTAAATTCAACTTAAACGAAGGTCATGAAGGTCAAGGTGATATCTCCGTTATTATTTGGACGACGACGCCTTGGACGCTTCCTGCAAACCGTGCTGTGTGTATGCGTGATGATCTGGAATATGTACTTATCCAAGTTGAAGCGAGTGATTCGTCGGAGCCTGAACGTATTATCGTTGCTTCCGAGCTTGCCAAAGATGTGATGGATCGTGCAGGTGTTGAACACTTCCACAACCTAGGCTTTGCGAAAGGTGCGGATCTTGAATTGTCTCAGTTCAACCACCCGTTCTATGACTTCACTGTTCCTGTGGTTCTTGGAGAGCATGTTACGACTGATTCTGGTACGGGTGTGGTTCATACTGCTCCTGGACATGGTCAAGAGGATTTCGTGGTTGGCAAACAATACAACCTTGAAGTGGCTAACCCAGTAGGCTCAAACGGCGTTTACCTTCCTGATACAGAATTATTTGCTGGTCAGCATGTCTTTAAAGCAAACGATTCTGTTTTAGATGTTCTAAAAGAGAAAGGTGCACTTCTGCATCACCACTCCTACGAACACAGCTACCCGCATTGCTGGAGACACAAAACCCCAATCATTTTCCGTGCAACACCACAGTGGTTCATTTCTATGGATCAAGCGGGTCTGCGTGCAAAAGCACTTGAGTCAATTAAAGGTGTTGAATGGATGCCTGAATGGGGTCAGAGCCGTATCGAGGGTATGATCGAAGGTCGTCCAGAATGGTGTGTTTCTCGACAACGTACTTGGGGTGTGCCAATTGCATTATTTGTGCACAAAGAGACGGCTGAACTGCATCCGAACTCATTAGAACTTATTGAAAAAGTCGCGAAGCTAGTAGAAGAGAAAGGCATTCAAGCTTGGTGGGATGTCGACGCAGCAGAGCTTATGGGCGCTGAAGATGCAGACAAGTACGAAAAAGTACTGGATACACTAGACGTATGGTTCGATTCGGGTGTCACTCACTATTCGGTGGTGGATTCTCGTGAAGAGTACAATGGCAACTCTGCTGACCTGTACCTCGAAGGTTCTGACCAACACCGTGGTTGGTTCCAGTCTTCGCTGATTTCATCCATCGCGATGAAAGACGAAGCCCCATACAAGCAAGTGCTCACGCACGGCTTTGTAGTGGATGGCAATGGCCGTAAGATGTCTAAGTCTATCGGTAACGTGGTTGCTCCTAAAGACGTTACTAACAAGCTAGGTGCGGACATCCTACGCCTATGGGTTGCTTCTACTGATTATACTGGCGAAGTTGCGGTATCTGATGAAATCCTTAAGCGCTCTGCAGACGCATACCGTCGTATTCGTAATACCGCGCGTTTCTTCCTTGCTAACTTAAGCGGTTTCAATCCAGAAACGGATCTTGTACCAGCAGAAGAAATGGTGGCGCTTGATCGTTGGGCTGTTGGTCGCGCTCAAGCAGCACAAGAAGAGATTGTTAAAGCGTACGGAGAGTACAATACACACGCTGTAACCCAACGCTTAATGCAGTTCTGTTCGATCGAAATGGGTTCTTTCTACCTGGATGTAATTAAAGATCGCCAGTACACAGCGAAGCCGGGCGGTCACGCTCAACGCAGCTGTCAGACGGCACTTTACTACATTGTTGAAGCGCTGGTTCGTTGGATGGCACCTATCATGTCATTCACTGCAGACGAGATTTGGAACGAAATGCCGGGCGCACGTGATAAGTTTGTCTTCACGGGTGAGTGGTTTGAAGGCTTGTTCGGTCTTGTTGAAGGCGAAGAGCTAAACAACGAATTCTGGACTGACATTCAATCTGTACGTGGCGCTGTAAACAAGCTTCTTGAAGACGCTCGTAAAGAGAAAGCGATTGGTGGTTCGTTACAAGCCGAAGTGACACTTTATGCAGATGATGCTCTCGCAGCAACGATCAGCAAGCTTGAAGATGAGCTTCGTTTTGTTCTTCTAACTTCAGCGGCACAAGTTAAACCGTTGAGCGACAAGCCTGGCTCGGCTCAAGAGACAGATATAGAAGGTTTGTTCGTTGAAGTTGCGGCGACGGATGCTGAGAAATGTGAACGCTGTTGGCACCATACACCAGACGTAGGCACTATCGAAGGTCACGAAAAAGTATGTGGTCGTTGTGTGTCAAACGTCGATGGTGAAGGCGAAGAGCGTAAGTTCGCTTAA
- the ribF gene encoding bifunctional riboflavin kinase/FAD synthetase gives MELIRGIHNIKPRHKGCVLTIGNFDGVHLGHQQVLKQVSQQAQKMGLPTMVMTFEPQPMEFFARNKAPARLTRLRDKIVQLEKLDIQRLLCVNFNANFSSMSAEGFIRDLLVAQLDVKFLVVGDDFCFGKGRKGNFEMLKSAGEELGFEVVSTQSFKMDQLRVSSTAIREALATDDFSHAEKMLGRPYSINGRVSHGRKLGRTIGFPTANIPLKRCVSPVSGVYVVEVIGIDGSVYGGVANIGQRPTVDGIRQQLEVHLFDFNSNLYGKQLEVSLLHKLRDEIKFDSLDALTAQIELDAEAARVWLRRL, from the coding sequence ATGGAGTTAATCCGAGGTATACACAATATAAAGCCCCGCCATAAAGGGTGCGTATTGACGATAGGTAATTTTGATGGTGTCCACTTAGGTCATCAACAAGTGCTGAAACAAGTGTCACAGCAAGCTCAAAAGATGGGGTTGCCCACCATGGTCATGACGTTTGAACCTCAACCCATGGAATTTTTTGCGCGGAATAAAGCTCCCGCGCGGCTGACTCGCTTGCGCGACAAAATTGTTCAATTAGAAAAGCTCGACATCCAGCGGTTACTTTGCGTTAACTTCAATGCAAATTTTTCAAGTATGAGCGCAGAAGGGTTCATCAGAGATCTATTGGTTGCCCAGTTGGATGTGAAATTTCTCGTCGTTGGCGACGACTTTTGTTTCGGTAAAGGTCGGAAAGGCAACTTTGAGATGTTGAAAAGTGCTGGCGAAGAACTCGGTTTCGAGGTTGTCAGTACCCAGAGCTTTAAAATGGATCAACTGCGTGTTAGCAGTACCGCTATCCGTGAAGCGTTAGCGACCGATGACTTTTCTCACGCAGAGAAAATGCTAGGGCGCCCGTACAGCATAAATGGTCGGGTTTCTCATGGTAGAAAGCTCGGTCGAACCATTGGTTTCCCCACCGCTAATATTCCATTAAAACGCTGTGTATCGCCTGTTTCAGGCGTGTATGTCGTTGAGGTGATTGGAATAGACGGCTCAGTATACGGTGGGGTGGCTAATATAGGTCAACGTCCAACTGTTGATGGTATTCGTCAACAACTGGAAGTGCATTTGTTTGATTTCAATTCAAACTTGTACGGTAAACAACTTGAAGTGTCATTACTTCACAAACTAAGAGATGAAATAAAATTTGACTCTCTAGATGCGCTAACAGCGCAAATTGAATTGGATGCTGAGGCAGCAAGGGTGTGGCTGCGTCGGCTTTAA